A stretch of Eleutherodactylus coqui strain aEleCoq1 chromosome 2, aEleCoq1.hap1, whole genome shotgun sequence DNA encodes these proteins:
- the EPHB4 gene encoding ephrin type-B receptor 4 isoform X1 codes for MDPRLLLLWPPVALALEVTLMNSKLETSDLRWTTYPQADGQWDETSGLDEEQTPVRTYEICNSHLSDQNNWLRTCFIPRGRAHHIYVEITFTMMECASTPQAGRSCKETFNLYYYPANADIATDHFPKWMENPWIKVDTVAADTLVRRNGRMGGASMRSNVKTLRLGPLKESGFYLAFLDQGACMAVLAVRVYYRLCPAVVASLASFPETVPAGLVVSAEGSCVEGAEGSLGRRPIMYCREDGEWAKPAAGDCVCVAGREEKDGRTKCSACPPGSFKPKVGELPCQICPPSSLSTSAGATVCNCKVGYYRATGDPVTAPCTKPPSSPRSIVSSLNGSTVDLDWSEPLDSGGRSDLYYEVRCSEYAAGGGWIPCTRLSFVQRPEKLKERKLSVSGLRPQVIYNFRVLALNGVSETNGAAVMGEELNVTIDRDLPNAVTGIQQLAASTSSLSLKWKTPGPPPSPSRGTVLDYEVKYYEKDQEDPRIMYLKTPANETTLSELRARTMYAVQVRARSEAGYGAFSGESVFQTLELDPEKAQPQVELIAGTVGVGTLLILIVVVIAVLCVRKHGSNKEPEYSDKPGQYLIGHNTKLYIDPFTYEDPNEAVREFAKEIDASYVKIEEVIGAGEFGEVCRGRLKVPGKKENYVAIKTLKGGYTERQRREFLSEASIMGQFHHPNIIHLEGVITNNSPVMIITEYMENGALDSFLRQNDGQFTPIQLVGMLRGIASGMRYLAEMNYVHRDLAARNILVNSNLVCKVSDFGLSRFLQEGSTDPTYTSCLGGKIPIRWTAPEAIAFRKFTSSSDVWGYGIVMWEVMSFGERPYWDMSNQDVINAIEQDYRLPAPPDCPSALHQLMLDCWQRDRASRPRFTEIVSALDKLIRNPASLKITTREQPGSQPLLDQRTPHYSSFSSVGEWLHAIKMGRYEEGFRTAGFTTFSRVRQITTEDLLRIGVTLAGHQKKILSSLQQIVPAEKVSGGFAPFY; via the exons TGGGATGAGACCTCGGGCCTAGATGAGGAGCAGACCCCCGTCCGCACTTACGAGATCTGCAACTCCCATCTTTCTGACCAGAACAACTGGCTGCGCACGTGCTTCATCCCCCGCGGCCGCGCCCACCACATCTACGTAGAGATCACCTTTACCATGATGGAATGCGCCTCCACCCCCCAGGCCGGGCGCTCCTGTAAGGAGACCTTTAACTTGTACTACTATCCGGCCAACGCCGACATCGCCACCGACCATTTCCCAAAATGGATGGAAAATCCTTGGATTAAAGTGGACACTGTGGCGGCGGACACTTTGGTGCGGCGCAATGGACGCATGGGCGGAGCCTCCATGCGTTCCAACGTCAAGACGCTGCGCCTGGGGCCTCTGAAGGAGAGCGGTTTCTACCTGGCATTCCTGGATCAGGGGGCATGTATGGCGGTGCTCGCCGTGCGGGTGTACTACCGCTTGTGTCCCGCAGTGGTGGCTTCGTTGGCCAGTTTTCCGGAGACGGTCCCTGCTGGCCTGGTGGTCTCGGCAGAGGGAAGCTGTGTGGAGGGAGCGGAGGGCTCTCTCGGAAGACGCCCCATCATGTATTGCCGGGAGGATGGAGAGTGGGCAAAACCTGCAGCGGGCGACTGCGTCTGTGTGGCAGGAAGGGAAGAGAAAGATGGTCGGACGAAGTGCTCAG CATGCCCGCCCGGATCTTTTAAGCCGAAGGTCGGAGAGTTGCCATGCCAGATATGTCCaccgagcagcctgtccaccagcGCCGGCGCAACTGTGTGTAACTGTAAAGTGGGGTATTACCGTGCCACCGGGGACCCAGTGACTGCCCCCTGCACCA AGCCTCCGTCCTCCCCTCGTAGCATTGTCTCCAGCCTGAATGGCTCCACCGTTGACCTGGACTGGAGCGAGCCTCTGGACTCTGGCGGGCGCTCGGACCTGTACTACGAGGTGCGGTGCTCGGAGTACGCCGCCGGGGGAGGCTGGATCCCTTGTACCCGCCTCTCCTTCGTACAGAGGCCTGAAAAGCTAAAGGAACGGAAACTGAGCGTGTCTGGACTCCGCCCACAAGTCATTTACAACTTCCGGGTCCTGGCATTAAATGGCGTATCTGAAACGAACGGTGCCGCGGTGATGGGCGAGGAGCTGAATGTCACCATTGACCGAGACC TTCCTAACGCAGTGACTGGTATACAGCAGTTGGCCGCTTCCACATCCTCCTTGTCCTTGAAGTGGAAAACTCCGGGCCCCCCACCATCTCCAAGCCGGGGGACCGTTCTGGATTATGAAGTCAAGTACTATGAGAAG GATCAAGAAGATCCGCGCATTATGTACCTGAAGACCCCCGCGAATGAGACCACGCTGTCCGAGCTGCGAGCAAGGACTATGTACGCGGTGCAGGTGCGGGCCAGGTCGGAAGCTGGATATGGGGCATTTAGTGGCGAAAGCGTGTTCCAGACTCTGGAGTTGG ACCCAGAGAAGGCCCAGCCGCAAGTGGAGCTCATTGCTGGGACCGTCGGGGTGGGGACTCTTCTGATCCTCATCGTGGTGGTCATTGCAGTGCTATGTGTGAG GAAGCATGGGAGTAACAAGGAGCCGGAGTATTCGGACAAGCCGGGCCAGTACCTCATTGGACACA ACACCAAGTTGTACATTGACCCCTTCACCTACGAAGACCCCAACGAGGCTGTGAGAGAATTTGCTAAAGAGATTGATGCTTCCTATGTGAAGATTGAGGAGGTGATAGGAGCCG GGGAGTTTGGAGAGGTCTGTCGGGGGCGTCTTAAAGTCCCAGGAAAGAAGGAAAATTATGTGGCTATCAAAACTCTGAAGGGCGGTTACACTGAGCGCCAGCGCCGGGAATTTCTGAGCGAGGCCAGCATCATGGGACAATTCCACCATCCCAACATCATCCACCTGGAAGGGGTCATCACCAACAATTCTCCGGTCATGATCATCACAGAGTACATGGAGAACGGCGCCCTGGACTCCTTTCTCAGG CAAAATGACGGCCAGTTCACTCCAATCCAGCTGGTCGGGATGCTCCGTGGAATCGCCTCTGGTATGCGCTACCTGGCGGAAATGAACTATGTTCACCGGGATCTGGCGGCACGAAACATTCTGGTGAACAGTAACTTGGTTTGCAAAGTGTCAGATTTTGGATTGTCGCGGTTCTTACAAGAGGGATCCACTGACCCGACGTACACGTCCTGCCTG GGTGGTAAGATACCGATCCGGTGGACGGCACCAGAAGCCATCGCCTTCCGCAAGTTTACCTCATCCAGTGACGTCTGGGGCTACGGTATAGTCATGTGGGAGGTGATGTCATTCGGAGAGCGTCCGTACTGGGACATGTCCAACCAAGAC GTCATAAACGCCATAGAGCAGGACTACCGGCTGCCCGCCCCTCCCGATTGTCCATCCGCTCTTCACCAGCTGATGCTGGACTGCTGGCAGCGAGACCGAGCGTCCCGTCCTCGCTTTACCGAGATTGTAAGTGCTCTGGACAAACTCATCCGCAACCCAGCCAGCCTGAAGATCACAACACGGGAGCAGCCGGG CTCGCAGCCACTTCTCGACCAGCGCACGCCCCactactcctccttctcctcagtggGCGAGTGGCTCCACGCCATCAAAATGGGGCGATACGAAGAAGGATTCAGGACCGCCGGATTCACCACCTTCAGCAGAGTGCGACAAATAACCACAGA AGATCTGCTGCGGATCGGGGTCACCCTGGCCGGCCATCAGAAGAAGATCCTCTCAAGTCTTCAGCAGATTGTCCCGGCTGAGAAGGTCTCCGGAGGCTTCGCGCCGTTCTACTAA
- the EPHB4 gene encoding ephrin type-B receptor 4 isoform X3, whose amino-acid sequence MDPRLLLLWPPVALALEVTLMNSKLETSDLRWTTYPQADGQWDETSGLDEEQTPVRTYEICNSHLSDQNNWLRTCFIPRGRAHHIYVEITFTMMECASTPQAGRSCKETFNLYYYPANADIATDHFPKWMENPWIKVDTVAADTLVRRNGRMGGASMRSNVKTLRLGPLKESGFYLAFLDQGACMAVLAVRVYYRLCPAVVASLASFPETVPAGLVVSAEGSCVEGAEGSLGRRPIMYCREDGEWAKPAAGDCVCVAGREEKDGRTKCSACPPGSFKPKVGELPCQICPPSSLSTSAGATVCNCKVGYYRATGDPVTAPCTKPPSSPRSIVSSLNGSTVDLDWSEPLDSGGRSDLYYEVRCSEYAAGGGWIPCTRLSFVQRPEKLKERKLSVSGLRPQVIYNFRVLALNGVSETNGAAVMGEELNVTIDRDLPNAVTGIQQLAASTSSLSLKWKTPGPPPSPSRGTVLDYEVKYYEKDQEDPRIMYLKTPANETTLSELRARTMYAVQVRARSEAGYGAFSGESVFQTLELDPEKAQPQVELIAGTVGVGTLLILIVVVIAVLCVRKHGSNKEPEYSDKPGQYLIGHNTKLYIDPFTYEDPNEAVREFAKEIDASYVKIEEVIGAGEFGEVCRGRLKVPGKKENYVAIKTLKGGYTERQRREFLSEASIMGQFHHPNIIHLEGVITNNSPVMIITEYMENGALDSFLRQNDGQFTPIQLVGMLRGIASGMRYLAEMNYVHRDLAARNILVNSNLVCKVSDFGLSRFLQEGSTDPTYTSCLGGKIPIRWTAPEAIAFRKFTSSSDVWGYGIVMWEVMSFGERPYWDMSNQDVINAIEQDYRLPAPPDCPSALHQLMLDCWQRDRASRPRFTEIVSALDKLIRNPASLKITTREQPGSSQPLLDQRTPHYSSFSSVGEWLHAIKMGRYEEGFRTAGFTTFSRVRQITTEDLLRIGVTLAGHQKKILSSLQQIVPAEKVSGGFAPFY is encoded by the exons TGGGATGAGACCTCGGGCCTAGATGAGGAGCAGACCCCCGTCCGCACTTACGAGATCTGCAACTCCCATCTTTCTGACCAGAACAACTGGCTGCGCACGTGCTTCATCCCCCGCGGCCGCGCCCACCACATCTACGTAGAGATCACCTTTACCATGATGGAATGCGCCTCCACCCCCCAGGCCGGGCGCTCCTGTAAGGAGACCTTTAACTTGTACTACTATCCGGCCAACGCCGACATCGCCACCGACCATTTCCCAAAATGGATGGAAAATCCTTGGATTAAAGTGGACACTGTGGCGGCGGACACTTTGGTGCGGCGCAATGGACGCATGGGCGGAGCCTCCATGCGTTCCAACGTCAAGACGCTGCGCCTGGGGCCTCTGAAGGAGAGCGGTTTCTACCTGGCATTCCTGGATCAGGGGGCATGTATGGCGGTGCTCGCCGTGCGGGTGTACTACCGCTTGTGTCCCGCAGTGGTGGCTTCGTTGGCCAGTTTTCCGGAGACGGTCCCTGCTGGCCTGGTGGTCTCGGCAGAGGGAAGCTGTGTGGAGGGAGCGGAGGGCTCTCTCGGAAGACGCCCCATCATGTATTGCCGGGAGGATGGAGAGTGGGCAAAACCTGCAGCGGGCGACTGCGTCTGTGTGGCAGGAAGGGAAGAGAAAGATGGTCGGACGAAGTGCTCAG CATGCCCGCCCGGATCTTTTAAGCCGAAGGTCGGAGAGTTGCCATGCCAGATATGTCCaccgagcagcctgtccaccagcGCCGGCGCAACTGTGTGTAACTGTAAAGTGGGGTATTACCGTGCCACCGGGGACCCAGTGACTGCCCCCTGCACCA AGCCTCCGTCCTCCCCTCGTAGCATTGTCTCCAGCCTGAATGGCTCCACCGTTGACCTGGACTGGAGCGAGCCTCTGGACTCTGGCGGGCGCTCGGACCTGTACTACGAGGTGCGGTGCTCGGAGTACGCCGCCGGGGGAGGCTGGATCCCTTGTACCCGCCTCTCCTTCGTACAGAGGCCTGAAAAGCTAAAGGAACGGAAACTGAGCGTGTCTGGACTCCGCCCACAAGTCATTTACAACTTCCGGGTCCTGGCATTAAATGGCGTATCTGAAACGAACGGTGCCGCGGTGATGGGCGAGGAGCTGAATGTCACCATTGACCGAGACC TTCCTAACGCAGTGACTGGTATACAGCAGTTGGCCGCTTCCACATCCTCCTTGTCCTTGAAGTGGAAAACTCCGGGCCCCCCACCATCTCCAAGCCGGGGGACCGTTCTGGATTATGAAGTCAAGTACTATGAGAAG GATCAAGAAGATCCGCGCATTATGTACCTGAAGACCCCCGCGAATGAGACCACGCTGTCCGAGCTGCGAGCAAGGACTATGTACGCGGTGCAGGTGCGGGCCAGGTCGGAAGCTGGATATGGGGCATTTAGTGGCGAAAGCGTGTTCCAGACTCTGGAGTTGG ACCCAGAGAAGGCCCAGCCGCAAGTGGAGCTCATTGCTGGGACCGTCGGGGTGGGGACTCTTCTGATCCTCATCGTGGTGGTCATTGCAGTGCTATGTGTGAG GAAGCATGGGAGTAACAAGGAGCCGGAGTATTCGGACAAGCCGGGCCAGTACCTCATTGGACACA ACACCAAGTTGTACATTGACCCCTTCACCTACGAAGACCCCAACGAGGCTGTGAGAGAATTTGCTAAAGAGATTGATGCTTCCTATGTGAAGATTGAGGAGGTGATAGGAGCCG GGGAGTTTGGAGAGGTCTGTCGGGGGCGTCTTAAAGTCCCAGGAAAGAAGGAAAATTATGTGGCTATCAAAACTCTGAAGGGCGGTTACACTGAGCGCCAGCGCCGGGAATTTCTGAGCGAGGCCAGCATCATGGGACAATTCCACCATCCCAACATCATCCACCTGGAAGGGGTCATCACCAACAATTCTCCGGTCATGATCATCACAGAGTACATGGAGAACGGCGCCCTGGACTCCTTTCTCAGG CAAAATGACGGCCAGTTCACTCCAATCCAGCTGGTCGGGATGCTCCGTGGAATCGCCTCTGGTATGCGCTACCTGGCGGAAATGAACTATGTTCACCGGGATCTGGCGGCACGAAACATTCTGGTGAACAGTAACTTGGTTTGCAAAGTGTCAGATTTTGGATTGTCGCGGTTCTTACAAGAGGGATCCACTGACCCGACGTACACGTCCTGCCTG GGTGGTAAGATACCGATCCGGTGGACGGCACCAGAAGCCATCGCCTTCCGCAAGTTTACCTCATCCAGTGACGTCTGGGGCTACGGTATAGTCATGTGGGAGGTGATGTCATTCGGAGAGCGTCCGTACTGGGACATGTCCAACCAAGAC GTCATAAACGCCATAGAGCAGGACTACCGGCTGCCCGCCCCTCCCGATTGTCCATCCGCTCTTCACCAGCTGATGCTGGACTGCTGGCAGCGAGACCGAGCGTCCCGTCCTCGCTTTACCGAGATTGTAAGTGCTCTGGACAAACTCATCCGCAACCCAGCCAGCCTGAAGATCACAACACGGGAGCAGCCGGG CAGCTCGCAGCCACTTCTCGACCAGCGCACGCCCCactactcctccttctcctcagtggGCGAGTGGCTCCACGCCATCAAAATGGGGCGATACGAAGAAGGATTCAGGACCGCCGGATTCACCACCTTCAGCAGAGTGCGACAAATAACCACAGA AGATCTGCTGCGGATCGGGGTCACCCTGGCCGGCCATCAGAAGAAGATCCTCTCAAGTCTTCAGCAGATTGTCCCGGCTGAGAAGGTCTCCGGAGGCTTCGCGCCGTTCTACTAA
- the EPHB4 gene encoding ephrin type-B receptor 4 isoform X2 → MDPRLLLLWPPVALALEVTLMNSKLETSDLRWTTYPQADGQWDETSGLDEEQTPVRTYEICNSHLSDQNNWLRTCFIPRGRAHHIYVEITFTMMECASTPQAGRSCKETFNLYYYPANADIATDHFPKWMENPWIKVDTVAADTLVRRNGRMGGASMRSNVKTLRLGPLKESGFYLAFLDQGACMAVLAVRVYYRLCPAVVASLASFPETVPAGLVVSAEGSCVEGAEGSLGRRPIMYCREDGEWAKPAAGDCVCVAGREEKDGRTKCSACPPGSFKPKVGELPCQICPPSSLSTSAGATVCNCKVGYYRATGDPVTAPCTKPPSSPRSIVSSLNGSTVDLDWSEPLDSGGRSDLYYEVRCSEYAAGGGWIPCTRLSFVQRPEKLKERKLSVSGLRPQVIYNFRVLALNGVSETNGAAVMGEELNVTIDRDLPNAVTGIQQLAASTSSLSLKWKTPGPPPSPSRGTVLDYEVKYYEKDQEDPRIMYLKTPANETTLSELRARTMYAVQVRARSEAGYGAFSGESVFQTLELDPEKAQPQVELIAGTVGVGTLLILIVVVIAVLCVRKHGSNKEPEYSDKPGQYLIGHNTKLYIDPFTYEDPNEAVREFAKEIDASYVKIEEVIGAGEFGEVCRGRLKVPGKKENYVAIKTLKGGYTERQRREFLSEASIMGQFHHPNIIHLEGVITNNSPVMIITEYMENGALDSFLRQNDGQFTPIQLVGMLRGIASGMRYLAEMNYVHRDLAARNILVNSNLVCKVSDFGLSRFLQEGSTDPTYTSCLGGKIPIRWTAPEAIAFRKFTSSSDVWGYGIVMWEVMSFGERPYWDMSNQDVINAIEQDYRLPAPPDCPSALHQLMLDCWQRDRASRPRFTEIVSALDKLIRNPASLKITTREQPGDLLRIGVTLAGHQKKILSSLQQIVPAEKVSGGFAPFY, encoded by the exons TGGGATGAGACCTCGGGCCTAGATGAGGAGCAGACCCCCGTCCGCACTTACGAGATCTGCAACTCCCATCTTTCTGACCAGAACAACTGGCTGCGCACGTGCTTCATCCCCCGCGGCCGCGCCCACCACATCTACGTAGAGATCACCTTTACCATGATGGAATGCGCCTCCACCCCCCAGGCCGGGCGCTCCTGTAAGGAGACCTTTAACTTGTACTACTATCCGGCCAACGCCGACATCGCCACCGACCATTTCCCAAAATGGATGGAAAATCCTTGGATTAAAGTGGACACTGTGGCGGCGGACACTTTGGTGCGGCGCAATGGACGCATGGGCGGAGCCTCCATGCGTTCCAACGTCAAGACGCTGCGCCTGGGGCCTCTGAAGGAGAGCGGTTTCTACCTGGCATTCCTGGATCAGGGGGCATGTATGGCGGTGCTCGCCGTGCGGGTGTACTACCGCTTGTGTCCCGCAGTGGTGGCTTCGTTGGCCAGTTTTCCGGAGACGGTCCCTGCTGGCCTGGTGGTCTCGGCAGAGGGAAGCTGTGTGGAGGGAGCGGAGGGCTCTCTCGGAAGACGCCCCATCATGTATTGCCGGGAGGATGGAGAGTGGGCAAAACCTGCAGCGGGCGACTGCGTCTGTGTGGCAGGAAGGGAAGAGAAAGATGGTCGGACGAAGTGCTCAG CATGCCCGCCCGGATCTTTTAAGCCGAAGGTCGGAGAGTTGCCATGCCAGATATGTCCaccgagcagcctgtccaccagcGCCGGCGCAACTGTGTGTAACTGTAAAGTGGGGTATTACCGTGCCACCGGGGACCCAGTGACTGCCCCCTGCACCA AGCCTCCGTCCTCCCCTCGTAGCATTGTCTCCAGCCTGAATGGCTCCACCGTTGACCTGGACTGGAGCGAGCCTCTGGACTCTGGCGGGCGCTCGGACCTGTACTACGAGGTGCGGTGCTCGGAGTACGCCGCCGGGGGAGGCTGGATCCCTTGTACCCGCCTCTCCTTCGTACAGAGGCCTGAAAAGCTAAAGGAACGGAAACTGAGCGTGTCTGGACTCCGCCCACAAGTCATTTACAACTTCCGGGTCCTGGCATTAAATGGCGTATCTGAAACGAACGGTGCCGCGGTGATGGGCGAGGAGCTGAATGTCACCATTGACCGAGACC TTCCTAACGCAGTGACTGGTATACAGCAGTTGGCCGCTTCCACATCCTCCTTGTCCTTGAAGTGGAAAACTCCGGGCCCCCCACCATCTCCAAGCCGGGGGACCGTTCTGGATTATGAAGTCAAGTACTATGAGAAG GATCAAGAAGATCCGCGCATTATGTACCTGAAGACCCCCGCGAATGAGACCACGCTGTCCGAGCTGCGAGCAAGGACTATGTACGCGGTGCAGGTGCGGGCCAGGTCGGAAGCTGGATATGGGGCATTTAGTGGCGAAAGCGTGTTCCAGACTCTGGAGTTGG ACCCAGAGAAGGCCCAGCCGCAAGTGGAGCTCATTGCTGGGACCGTCGGGGTGGGGACTCTTCTGATCCTCATCGTGGTGGTCATTGCAGTGCTATGTGTGAG GAAGCATGGGAGTAACAAGGAGCCGGAGTATTCGGACAAGCCGGGCCAGTACCTCATTGGACACA ACACCAAGTTGTACATTGACCCCTTCACCTACGAAGACCCCAACGAGGCTGTGAGAGAATTTGCTAAAGAGATTGATGCTTCCTATGTGAAGATTGAGGAGGTGATAGGAGCCG GGGAGTTTGGAGAGGTCTGTCGGGGGCGTCTTAAAGTCCCAGGAAAGAAGGAAAATTATGTGGCTATCAAAACTCTGAAGGGCGGTTACACTGAGCGCCAGCGCCGGGAATTTCTGAGCGAGGCCAGCATCATGGGACAATTCCACCATCCCAACATCATCCACCTGGAAGGGGTCATCACCAACAATTCTCCGGTCATGATCATCACAGAGTACATGGAGAACGGCGCCCTGGACTCCTTTCTCAGG CAAAATGACGGCCAGTTCACTCCAATCCAGCTGGTCGGGATGCTCCGTGGAATCGCCTCTGGTATGCGCTACCTGGCGGAAATGAACTATGTTCACCGGGATCTGGCGGCACGAAACATTCTGGTGAACAGTAACTTGGTTTGCAAAGTGTCAGATTTTGGATTGTCGCGGTTCTTACAAGAGGGATCCACTGACCCGACGTACACGTCCTGCCTG GGTGGTAAGATACCGATCCGGTGGACGGCACCAGAAGCCATCGCCTTCCGCAAGTTTACCTCATCCAGTGACGTCTGGGGCTACGGTATAGTCATGTGGGAGGTGATGTCATTCGGAGAGCGTCCGTACTGGGACATGTCCAACCAAGAC GTCATAAACGCCATAGAGCAGGACTACCGGCTGCCCGCCCCTCCCGATTGTCCATCCGCTCTTCACCAGCTGATGCTGGACTGCTGGCAGCGAGACCGAGCGTCCCGTCCTCGCTTTACCGAGATTGTAAGTGCTCTGGACAAACTCATCCGCAACCCAGCCAGCCTGAAGATCACAACACGGGAGCAGCCGGG AGATCTGCTGCGGATCGGGGTCACCCTGGCCGGCCATCAGAAGAAGATCCTCTCAAGTCTTCAGCAGATTGTCCCGGCTGAGAAGGTCTCCGGAGGCTTCGCGCCGTTCTACTAA